The Xenopus laevis strain J_2021 chromosome 5L, Xenopus_laevis_v10.1, whole genome shotgun sequence genome has a segment encoding these proteins:
- the LOC108716612 gene encoding cystatin-C codes for MSSSRKMVTTVILTVFALGFVSGQNKYNSNKDQLLGGWRDAKEDDKSVLEALQFATAEYNRGNNGDYITKVHRIIRFRKQVVAGMKYAMDVEVITTPCSDFESTSENCPTQKKRCSFQVLSVPWMHSTKLTNKSCRN; via the exons atgtCTTCCAGCAGAAAAATGGTCACTACAGTTATTTTGACTGTCTTTGCTCTGGGGTTTGTTTCTGGACAAAATAAATACAACTCAAATAAAGATCAGCTGTTGGGCGGCTGGAGGGATGCAAAGGAGGATGATAAGTCGGTGCTGGAGGCTTTGCAGTTTGCAACTGCTGAATACAACAGAGGGAATAATGGCGACTACATAACTAAGGTCCATAGGATTATCAGATTTAGGAAGCAG GTGGTGGCTGGAATGAAGTATGCAATGGATGTTGAAGTCATTACGACACCATGCAGTGATTTTGAATCAACATCAGAAAATTGTCCAACTCAG AAAAAGAGATGCAGCTTCCAAGTTCTGAGTGTTCCCTGGATGCACTCTACTAAGTTGACAAACAAAAGCTGCCGGAactaa